A region of Marnyiella aurantia DNA encodes the following proteins:
- the leuS gene encoding leucine--tRNA ligase: MFYNHQQIDRKWQKYWQDNQTYKTSEDLNRPKFYALDMFPYPSGAGLHVGHPLGYIASDIFARYKRHQGFNVLHPIGYDSFGLPAEQYAIQTGQHPAVTTEQNITRYEEQMRRIGFSFDWSREVRTSEPSYYKWTQWIFIELFHSWYNRNTDKAEHVSTLISHLTNHGTDKLYAFQNEELNFSAEEWNAATEIKKQEILLNYRLAFRAETTVNWCPGLGTVLANDEVKDGKSERGGFPVFQKKMMQWSMRITAYSERLLQGLKNIDWPQPLKDSQEYWIGKSQGASVRFETESANTSIEVFTTRPDTVFGATFIVLAPENPLVDLLTTDSQKAEVNAYRDETSKKTERDRMTDVKNVSGAFTGSYALHPFSDKKMPIYISDYVLMGYGTGAVMAVPAHDERDHRFAVKFGLEIINVIQNDQDIQVESYDSKDSVCVNSEFLNGLTYDLAKIKIIDEIENRGIGHGKINFRQRDAIFSRQRYWGEPVPVYFKDGMPYTLPASALPLELPEVEKYLPTEDGDPPLGNARTFAWDEVHQQIVSTDLIDNSTVFPLELSTMPGWAGSSWYFLRYMDPANENVFADKGISDYWGQVDLYIGGSEHATGHLLYARFWNMFLKDRGYISHEEPFKKLINQGMILGMSAFVHRIAGTNRFISRNIIGDQETQKIHVDVSLLKGTSDELDTKAFRKWRPEFADAEFILEDGKYITEREVEKMSKSKYNVVNPDEICEEYGADCLRLYEMFLGPLEQSKPWNTQGLTGVYGFLKKFYNLYFNGDDIDVSEDEPTKEEYKVLHTLIKKVIYDLDNFSFNTSVSSFMIAVNELQKLKCCKRKILEPLAVVISPYAPHICEELWSVMGHTDSIETIPFPELKEEYLTEANFEYPVSFNGKMRFKISLGTDLDTEQIETEVMKDERTIQQLGGNSPKKVIIVRNKIVNIVV; the protein is encoded by the coding sequence ATATTGCCTCCGATATATTTGCAAGATATAAGAGGCATCAGGGTTTCAATGTGCTGCATCCAATTGGATATGACAGTTTTGGCCTTCCGGCAGAACAGTATGCAATTCAGACCGGCCAGCATCCTGCGGTCACCACAGAGCAGAACATTACGCGTTATGAGGAGCAGATGCGCCGCATCGGTTTCTCCTTCGACTGGAGCCGCGAGGTGCGCACATCAGAACCATCTTACTACAAATGGACACAGTGGATCTTTATTGAACTCTTCCACTCCTGGTACAACCGTAATACTGATAAAGCGGAACATGTTTCCACACTTATCAGTCACCTGACCAATCATGGGACGGATAAGCTGTACGCTTTCCAGAATGAAGAGCTGAATTTTAGCGCAGAAGAGTGGAACGCGGCTACCGAAATAAAAAAACAGGAAATTCTGCTGAACTACCGTCTGGCTTTCCGTGCAGAAACCACGGTGAACTGGTGTCCCGGCCTTGGAACCGTACTCGCCAATGATGAGGTAAAGGACGGTAAATCTGAGCGTGGAGGCTTTCCCGTTTTCCAGAAAAAAATGATGCAGTGGAGCATGCGTATCACGGCATATTCAGAGCGTTTGCTGCAGGGTTTGAAAAATATTGACTGGCCACAGCCGCTGAAGGATTCTCAGGAGTACTGGATAGGTAAGTCACAGGGAGCATCTGTAAGATTTGAAACCGAATCCGCAAATACCTCCATTGAAGTTTTTACCACCCGTCCGGATACTGTTTTTGGTGCAACCTTCATCGTACTGGCACCTGAAAATCCACTTGTTGATCTCCTGACCACGGATTCCCAGAAAGCAGAGGTAAATGCTTACAGGGACGAAACTTCCAAGAAGACGGAGCGTGACCGTATGACTGACGTCAAGAATGTCAGTGGTGCCTTCACCGGAAGTTATGCTCTGCATCCTTTCTCGGATAAAAAAATGCCAATCTATATTTCAGACTATGTGCTGATGGGCTACGGAACAGGCGCGGTAATGGCGGTTCCGGCTCATGACGAGCGCGATCACCGTTTTGCTGTGAAGTTTGGCCTCGAAATTATAAATGTGATTCAAAATGATCAGGATATTCAGGTTGAAAGCTACGACAGTAAAGACAGTGTATGCGTCAACTCCGAATTTCTGAATGGCCTGACATACGATTTGGCCAAAATAAAGATCATTGATGAGATTGAAAACCGTGGTATAGGGCATGGCAAGATTAACTTCAGGCAGCGTGACGCTATCTTTTCGCGTCAGCGTTACTGGGGCGAACCTGTACCTGTATATTTCAAGGACGGTATGCCTTACACTTTGCCGGCATCTGCACTTCCGCTGGAATTACCGGAAGTAGAGAAATATTTGCCTACCGAGGACGGTGATCCGCCGTTGGGAAATGCCAGGACATTTGCCTGGGACGAGGTGCATCAGCAAATAGTTTCAACAGATTTAATCGACAACAGTACCGTATTTCCGCTGGAGCTTTCCACTATGCCCGGATGGGCCGGCAGTTCGTGGTATTTCCTGAGATATATGGACCCTGCCAATGAAAATGTATTTGCTGATAAGGGAATTTCAGATTACTGGGGCCAGGTAGATCTTTATATCGGAGGAAGCGAACATGCGACCGGACATTTGCTTTACGCCCGTTTCTGGAATATGTTCCTGAAGGACAGAGGCTATATCAGCCATGAAGAACCGTTTAAAAAGCTGATTAACCAGGGAATGATTCTGGGGATGAGTGCATTTGTGCATAGGATAGCAGGAACCAACCGATTTATTTCCCGGAATATTATCGGTGATCAGGAAACACAGAAGATACATGTTGATGTTTCACTTCTGAAAGGAACATCAGACGAACTCGATACCAAGGCATTCAGAAAGTGGCGTCCCGAGTTTGCGGATGCTGAATTTATTCTGGAAGATGGGAAGTACATAACCGAACGTGAAGTGGAGAAAATGTCCAAGTCCAAATATAACGTTGTGAATCCGGATGAAATCTGCGAAGAGTATGGCGCCGACTGTCTGCGTCTCTACGAGATGTTTTTGGGTCCGCTTGAGCAGAGTAAACCGTGGAATACTCAGGGACTGACTGGTGTCTATGGTTTCCTGAAGAAATTCTACAACCTGTATTTCAATGGCGACGATATAGATGTGTCTGAGGACGAGCCAACTAAGGAAGAATACAAGGTATTGCATACTTTAATAAAGAAAGTAATTTACGATCTGGACAATTTTTCGTTCAATACTTCCGTTTCATCCTTCATGATCGCTGTAAATGAGTTGCAGAAACTTAAATGCTGTAAGCGAAAAATCCTGGAGCCGCTGGCAGTTGTAATTTCCCCGTATGCACCACATATTTGCGAAGAGTTGTGGAGTGTAATGGGACATACTGATTCGATTGAGACGATTCCCTTTCCGGAACTGAAGGAAGAGTACCTGACTGAGGCCAATTTTGAATATCCAGTAAGTTTTAACGGCAAGATGAGGTTTAAGATAAGTCTTGGTACCGATTTGGATACAGAGCAAATTGAGACTGAGGTGATGAAGGACGAAAGAACCATTCAGCAACTCGGCGGTAATTCGCCCAAAAAAGTGATTATTGTTCGGAATAAAATAGTTAATATTGTCGTCTGA